The Stratiformator vulcanicus genome has a segment encoding these proteins:
- the cysS gene encoding cysteine--tRNA ligase — protein sequence MDIRFYNSLNNAVEPFRTVESNKVRMYSCGPTVYDFAHIGNFRSFLFADFIRRFLEVAGYDVTHVCNITDVGHMTDDSVADGAGEDKMATAATRIKEDKKSGKVPEGAIENPDDPYQVAKYYTDAFLNDARQLGMKVAFEEETNILRATEHIPDMLTMIEELLSKNVAYRVGDVVYFSVESFSDYGKLSGNTLEKLQAGMGGRVSDDELAGKRHPGDFLLWKADPRHIMKWDSPYGEGYPGWHIECSVMARKLLGDVIDIHTGGEDLIFPHHECEIAQSRCATGADSFANFWMHARFLMVEGEKMSKSKGNFYTVRDVLSGKATGREVHPAVLRYELTKSHYRANMNFTHKGLTDSAANVKKLIDLRQKLSSEANGNAAEVDNSHPVLNDFLGALADDLNISGALGVLFPWVTSEHRNPAESLAVLDKINHVLSIAPIDVPASFREPEASTPGAESSFDPTALCRQIDEARATKDWATADKIRDELQSAGYAVKNSPEGTVAEKQLA from the coding sequence ATGGATATCCGCTTCTACAACTCGCTCAACAACGCCGTTGAGCCGTTCCGCACCGTCGAGTCGAACAAGGTTCGCATGTATTCGTGCGGACCGACGGTCTACGACTTCGCCCACATAGGTAACTTCCGCAGCTTCCTGTTCGCCGACTTCATCCGGCGTTTCCTGGAAGTGGCCGGGTACGACGTGACCCACGTCTGCAACATCACCGACGTCGGCCACATGACCGATGACTCCGTCGCCGACGGCGCGGGCGAAGACAAAATGGCCACCGCGGCGACGCGGATCAAAGAAGATAAAAAGTCGGGCAAGGTGCCCGAGGGGGCGATCGAAAACCCCGATGATCCTTATCAGGTGGCGAAGTACTACACCGATGCGTTCCTCAACGACGCACGACAACTCGGCATGAAGGTCGCATTCGAGGAGGAAACCAATATCCTCCGCGCGACCGAGCACATCCCCGACATGCTCACGATGATCGAGGAACTCCTTTCCAAGAATGTCGCCTATCGCGTCGGCGACGTCGTTTACTTCAGCGTCGAGTCATTCTCCGACTATGGCAAGCTCTCCGGCAACACCCTCGAAAAACTGCAAGCCGGCATGGGCGGACGCGTCAGCGATGACGAACTTGCCGGCAAACGTCACCCCGGTGACTTCCTTCTCTGGAAGGCCGACCCCCGGCACATCATGAAATGGGACAGCCCCTACGGCGAAGGCTATCCCGGTTGGCACATCGAATGTTCGGTGATGGCCCGAAAGCTCCTCGGCGACGTGATCGATATTCACACCGGCGGCGAAGACCTGATCTTTCCCCATCATGAATGCGAGATCGCGCAGTCCCGCTGCGCGACCGGCGCGGACTCTTTCGCCAACTTCTGGATGCACGCCCGCTTTTTAATGGTCGAGGGCGAAAAGATGTCCAAGTCGAAGGGCAACTTTTACACCGTCCGCGACGTGCTCTCCGGCAAGGCAACCGGGCGCGAGGTTCACCCCGCGGTTCTAAGATATGAGCTGACGAAATCGCACTATCGCGCGAATATGAACTTCACACACAAGGGTTTGACCGACAGTGCGGCCAACGTGAAGAAGTTGATCGATCTACGTCAGAAATTAAGTTCCGAAGCCAATGGCAACGCAGCCGAGGTCGACAATTCCCACCCGGTCTTAAACGACTTTCTCGGCGCACTCGCCGACGACCTTAATATCAGCGGCGCTCTCGGCGTGCTCTTCCCCTGGGTCACCAGTGAGCATCGCAATCCCGCCGAGTCGCTGGCCGTACTCGACAAGATTAATCACGTTCTCAGCATCGCCCCGATCGACGTCCCCGCCTCGTTCCGCGAGCCGGAAGCGTCAACGCCCGGAGCTGAATCTTCCTTCGACCCAACGGCCCTTTGCCGCCAGATCGACGAAGCCCGTGCCACCAAAGACTGGGCCACGGCCGACAAAATTCGCGACGAACTTCAATCCGCCGGCTACGCCGTCAAGAACAGTCCCGAAGGCACCGTCGCCGAAAAGCAACTGGCATAA
- the xylB gene encoding xylulokinase, which produces MSVFLGVDVGTSGTKTLAIREDGTIIASATAEYPLSNPKPGWSEQDPHDWWRATLKTIKQVVKDGKINKAEVAGIGLSGQMHGSVFLDANHEVIRPAILWNDQRTAAECAEIEKAAGGRKKLIDMVANPALTGFTAPKILWLRNHEPQHYDRCRQVLLPKDYVRFRLTGELATEVSDASGTLLFDVKNRTWSKKLLQKLDLDSALLPESFESEVVSGEITASVARQLGLSSGIPVVGGGGDQAAGAIGNGIVRKGVISATMGTSGVVFAHSDEVEVDPEGRVHTFCHAVSGKWHVMGVVLSAGGSLQWYRNQLCADEVKAAKKQKLDAYELITSQAAEAPAGSEGLYFLPYLTGERTPHADPYARAAWIGLSLRHGKPHLARSVMEGATYAMRDCLEIIKDMGVPIKEVRLSGGGARSEFWRQMQADVYGRKVVTINAEEGPAYGAALLAAAGTGEYKDIVEACKAAISVVGETAADKSNKKTYGRLYPQYGRLYQSLKNDFKAISDNVES; this is translated from the coding sequence ATGAGCGTCTTTTTGGGGGTCGATGTCGGAACGAGCGGCACCAAAACGTTAGCGATTCGTGAGGACGGCACGATCATCGCATCGGCAACGGCCGAGTATCCGCTTTCGAACCCGAAACCGGGCTGGTCCGAACAGGACCCGCACGATTGGTGGCGGGCGACGCTCAAAACGATCAAGCAGGTCGTCAAAGACGGCAAGATCAATAAAGCGGAGGTCGCGGGAATCGGCCTGAGCGGGCAGATGCACGGGAGCGTCTTTCTCGACGCCAACCACGAGGTGATCCGACCGGCGATCCTCTGGAACGATCAGCGGACGGCGGCCGAATGCGCTGAGATCGAAAAGGCGGCCGGGGGCCGCAAAAAACTGATCGACATGGTCGCTAATCCCGCCCTGACCGGTTTCACCGCGCCGAAAATCTTGTGGCTGCGAAATCATGAGCCGCAGCACTACGACCGCTGCCGTCAGGTGCTGTTGCCAAAGGATTACGTCCGATTTCGACTGACCGGCGAATTGGCCACCGAAGTCAGTGATGCCTCCGGTACCTTGCTTTTCGATGTCAAGAATCGCACCTGGTCGAAGAAGTTGCTGCAAAAGCTCGATCTCGATTCCGCGCTGCTGCCGGAGTCATTCGAGTCGGAGGTCGTCAGCGGCGAAATCACGGCCTCTGTCGCCCGGCAACTCGGATTGTCGTCGGGCATTCCGGTGGTGGGTGGTGGCGGCGATCAAGCCGCCGGCGCGATCGGAAACGGGATCGTCCGCAAGGGCGTGATCTCTGCCACGATGGGCACCAGCGGCGTCGTCTTCGCCCACAGCGATGAGGTCGAGGTCGACCCCGAGGGCCGGGTCCACACGTTCTGCCATGCGGTCAGCGGGAAATGGCACGTGATGGGGGTCGTACTTTCCGCCGGCGGCAGCCTGCAGTGGTATCGCAATCAACTTTGCGCAGACGAAGTCAAGGCGGCCAAGAAGCAGAAGCTGGATGCCTACGAATTAATAACGTCCCAGGCTGCGGAAGCTCCGGCCGGTTCGGAGGGACTCTATTTTCTGCCCTATCTCACCGGGGAACGAACTCCCCACGCCGACCCGTATGCCCGGGCCGCATGGATCGGCCTCAGCTTGCGACACGGCAAACCGCACTTGGCGCGAAGCGTTATGGAAGGCGCGACCTACGCCATGCGAGACTGCCTTGAAATCATTAAAGACATGGGCGTGCCAATTAAAGAGGTTCGGCTCTCCGGCGGAGGAGCCCGCAGCGAATTCTGGCGGCAGATGCAGGCAGACGTCTACGGGCGGAAAGTCGTCACGATTAATGCGGAAGAGGGACCGGCCTACGGGGCAGCCCTGCTCGCGGCGGCCGGAACCGGCGAGTACAAGGATATCGTCGAAGCCTGTAAAGCAGCCATCTCGGTTGTCGGGGAAACCGCAGCCGATAAGTCAAACAAGAAAACGTACGGCCGCCTCTACCCTCAATACGGCCGACTCTACCAATCTTTAAAAAATGACTTCAAGGCGATCTCCGACAATGTGGAGAGCTGA
- a CDS encoding porin translates to MSLRSIGSVALAISLSHSVFADEPTDSTVVAAAHEQSTWTVSEAIEDWEVGYAGGFFLRSPKHPPPFSLIINGRLQMRHTGLIVREPVFVDNGGNRFDRPPRNDFEMERARLQFKGTFFDPKLSYNFVIDGDTDELARLDFLIYKFEYEYEPWLIFGVGREKVAASREWLDSSKFMPFTDRSVATTFFRPSFSDSVWARGALTDDLRYLAMISNGLNTTRVSPANEDDRLAPSFTMWWEPLEDYGVDYSDLEYHEDPAVRLGFGTAYASQDEFIDPDLVTNELIFVRLVDGTRLIEDGALAPGVQVEQFDVALLSLDAAWKYRGLGLWAEYYLRWIENIKGDGPLPMNELFQHGFMAGGGYFLIPEKLEAVARMSAIYGEFGSAYAYAAGLNYYVRGHDLKFQFDVTQLVDNPAQNGGPNLRAGDDGVLIRSQVQLAF, encoded by the coding sequence ATGTCTCTCCGCTCGATAGGGTCGGTCGCGCTGGCGATCTCGCTCAGTCATTCCGTCTTTGCCGACGAACCGACCGATTCGACCGTGGTTGCTGCTGCGCACGAGCAGTCGACGTGGACGGTTTCCGAAGCCATTGAGGATTGGGAAGTCGGCTATGCCGGAGGCTTCTTTCTGCGTTCCCCCAAGCATCCGCCGCCGTTCAGTCTGATCATCAACGGTCGGCTGCAAATGAGGCACACGGGTCTGATCGTTCGTGAGCCGGTCTTTGTCGACAATGGGGGCAACCGATTTGATCGCCCCCCCCGCAACGATTTCGAAATGGAGCGGGCACGTCTGCAATTCAAGGGCACGTTTTTCGATCCGAAGCTGAGCTATAACTTCGTGATTGACGGCGACACGGATGAACTGGCGCGGCTCGATTTCCTGATCTATAAGTTCGAATATGAGTACGAGCCCTGGCTTATTTTCGGTGTCGGCCGAGAAAAAGTTGCGGCCAGTCGCGAGTGGCTCGACAGTAGTAAATTCATGCCATTTACCGATCGCTCCGTCGCCACCACATTCTTCCGCCCCAGTTTCAGCGACAGCGTTTGGGCTCGCGGAGCGCTGACCGACGATCTGAGATATCTCGCGATGATCTCGAACGGTCTGAATACAACGCGCGTCTCACCGGCGAATGAAGACGATCGGCTCGCGCCCTCGTTCACCATGTGGTGGGAACCACTCGAAGACTACGGCGTCGACTACAGCGATTTGGAATACCACGAAGACCCCGCCGTGCGACTCGGGTTCGGAACGGCTTATGCGAGCCAGGATGAATTCATCGACCCCGACCTTGTGACGAATGAGCTCATTTTCGTCAGGCTCGTCGACGGCACGCGGTTGATCGAGGACGGCGCCCTCGCACCCGGGGTGCAGGTCGAGCAGTTTGATGTCGCCCTGCTCTCGCTGGACGCCGCATGGAAGTACCGCGGTCTTGGGTTGTGGGCAGAGTACTACCTTCGCTGGATCGAAAATATTAAGGGAGACGGCCCTCTGCCGATGAATGAACTATTCCAGCATGGTTTCATGGCCGGCGGCGGTTACTTCTTAATTCCTGAAAAGCTCGAAGCGGTCGCTCGCATGTCGGCGATCTACGGCGAATTCGGGTCGGCCTACGCCTACGCGGCCGGACTCAATTATTATGTCCGGGGGCACGATTTAAAATTTCAGTTCGACGTCACCCAACTCGTCGACAACCCCGCTCAAAACGGAGGTCCGAATCTCCGCGCCGGCGACGACGGCGTCCTGATTCGTTCGCAGGTCCAATTGGCATTTTGA
- a CDS encoding ornithine cyclodeaminase family protein, protein MSTLYLRENDVNELVSVGDAIDVLETAFRELAAGRADNVPRQRARSKGIRLHSMSAAAEYLGVSGWKQYTTTRSGAQFLVGLYDNASGRLTALIEADRLGQLRTGAASGVATEFMARPDATSVGLFGAGTQAATQLEAVCAVRKINRVSVYSRTASTRNAFAERMSEILNIAVEPVVRPDLAAMDHDIVITATTSASPLFDGRLLSDGVHLNLVGSNSLRRTEVDAATVERADILVCDSIEACRGEAGDFREALEAGAIEWSRMSELSDIITGNATGRARSEDITLFKSVGLAIEDVALAAEVLKRAEAQGRGTALPI, encoded by the coding sequence ATGTCTACGCTTTACCTGCGTGAGAACGATGTCAACGAACTCGTCAGTGTCGGCGACGCGATCGACGTCCTCGAGACGGCATTTCGAGAGTTAGCCGCCGGCCGGGCTGACAACGTACCCCGACAGCGGGCCCGGTCAAAAGGTATTCGATTGCATTCCATGTCGGCGGCGGCGGAGTATCTCGGCGTCAGCGGTTGGAAGCAATATACGACCACAAGATCGGGAGCACAGTTCCTCGTTGGGCTCTACGACAATGCAAGCGGCCGATTGACGGCCTTAATCGAAGCCGATCGGCTCGGGCAATTAAGAACGGGGGCTGCTTCCGGCGTCGCCACCGAATTCATGGCCCGGCCGGACGCGACGTCGGTCGGACTATTCGGCGCCGGAACTCAGGCGGCAACGCAATTGGAAGCGGTCTGCGCGGTTCGTAAAATTAACCGAGTCAGCGTTTACAGCCGTACCGCCTCGACACGCAACGCGTTCGCCGAGCGGATGTCTGAGATATTAAACATCGCAGTCGAACCGGTCGTTCGGCCCGATTTGGCTGCGATGGATCACGACATTGTGATCACCGCAACGACCTCCGCATCACCGCTGTTCGATGGTCGATTGCTCAGCGACGGCGTGCATTTAAACCTGGTAGGGTCAAATTCGCTTCGTCGCACGGAAGTTGATGCCGCCACCGTCGAGCGGGCCGACATTCTTGTCTGCGATAGCATCGAAGCCTGCCGAGGCGAAGCGGGCGACTTCCGCGAGGCCCTTGAAGCGGGGGCGATCGAGTGGTCACGGATGAGTGAACTGTCCGACATCATCACGGGAAACGCGACGGGCCGAGCCCGCAGCGAAGACATTACGCTGTTTAAGTCGGTCGGACTGGCGATCGAGGATGTCGCCCTCGCCGCCGAAGTCTTGAAGCGGGCTGAAGCCCAAGGGCGTGGCACTGCTTTGCCAATTTGA